The Cellulomonas wangleii genome includes a region encoding these proteins:
- the nadC gene encoding carboxylating nicotinate-nucleotide diphosphorylase yields the protein MPGDPGPEPLAVTRLVAVALDEDLGPAPGRDVTTQATVDPQARGRADVVARDAGAIAGLVVVPEVLDQVADRLGLPRATVTWHVHDGTVVDAGTVLATVEGPTHVLLVAERTLLNLVSRASGVATHTYRWTQALTGTGAQVLDTRKTTPGLRALEKYAVRCGGGTNKRMGLYDVAMVKDNHVVAAGSVARAVRAVRERFPDVAVQVEVDRPEQADEALDAGADFLLLDNMDTATLTATVAAVRARTAGVGHVDLEATGNLTLDRAREVALTGVDYLSVGALTHSSPVLDVALDLDPRSVTVATQGLPAAGAPVSRP from the coding sequence CTGCCCGGCGACCCCGGGCCGGAGCCGCTGGCCGTCACCCGGCTGGTGGCCGTCGCGCTCGACGAGGACCTCGGCCCCGCTCCCGGCCGCGACGTCACCACGCAGGCCACCGTGGACCCGCAGGCCCGGGGCCGTGCGGACGTGGTCGCGCGGGACGCCGGCGCGATCGCCGGGCTCGTCGTCGTGCCGGAGGTGCTCGACCAGGTCGCCGACCGGCTGGGTCTGCCGCGGGCGACCGTCACGTGGCACGTCCACGACGGCACCGTGGTCGACGCGGGCACGGTCCTGGCGACCGTCGAGGGCCCGACGCACGTGCTGCTCGTCGCGGAGCGCACGCTGCTCAACCTCGTGTCGCGGGCCTCGGGCGTCGCGACCCACACGTACCGCTGGACGCAGGCGCTGACGGGGACGGGTGCGCAGGTGCTCGACACCCGCAAGACCACGCCCGGTCTGCGGGCGCTGGAGAAGTACGCCGTGCGCTGCGGCGGCGGCACCAACAAGCGCATGGGGCTGTACGACGTGGCGATGGTCAAGGACAACCACGTGGTGGCCGCCGGGTCCGTGGCCCGGGCCGTGCGCGCGGTGCGCGAGCGGTTCCCCGACGTGGCGGTGCAGGTCGAGGTGGACCGGCCCGAGCAGGCCGACGAGGCCCTGGACGCCGGCGCCGACTTCCTGCTGCTCGACAACATGGACACCGCGACGCTGACGGCCACGGTCGCGGCGGTCCGGGCGCGCACGGCCGGCGTCGGGCACGTCGACCTCGAGGCCACGGGCAACCTCACGCTCGACCGGGCGCGGGAGGTCGCGCTCACCGGCGTGGACTACCTGTCCGTGGGCGCGCTCACCCACTCGTCGCCCGTCCTCGACGTCGCGCTCGACCTGGACCCCCGGTCCGTGACCGTGGCCACGCAGGGCCTGCCGGCCGCCGGTGCGCCCGTGTCCCGCCCCTAG